The Culex quinquefasciatus strain JHB chromosome 2, VPISU_Cqui_1.0_pri_paternal, whole genome shotgun sequence genome contains the following window.
GGAGCCAGAAAGCGTTCAAGAGTTGAAATCTGGTGATCTTGTTGAGGATGCAGACTTGCTTAACGACTCACCGGAATTGTTGGAAGACGCTTCGGATCTTTCAGAAAGCATCTCGCAAGTTGAAAACCTTGAAGAATCTTCAAACGACCAAATGACCAAGGACATTCAACCGTTCCCGGAGGAGGTCACCGAGGATACCGAACCTCTGGAAGATGCCCAACGCGTTGTAGAAGAGAAGAAGTTGCAACCGTTTCCGGAGGAGGTCACGGAAGAAACAGTTCCCGTGAACTCGAAGACGCTTGAGCCATTCCCAGATCAAATCCTAGACGAAGCGCAGCCACTGGAGGTCGCCTTGGACCAACTGGAACCGTTCCCGGATCAGATCCTAAACGAAACGCAGCCGTTGGAGATCGCCGCAGAAGATCAAGAGTCCGACTCGGCTGTTGACGATGTAAAGATCGTCCCGGTCAGCAATCGACCATTTCCTGCGACGCCTACCGGCGGGTCGGAACCTCTGGAAGTGGCTCGAACTGGCACTGATGAAGGCGCTTTAGCCGACGAGGATCGTCGCGAGGAGATCCTCGAGGATATGCATCCGGAGCCGTAACCTTTTTGTGATCAACTTAACAATAAACTAGCaactaagaaaaaaatagaataaagaCTACTTCAAGAGCATTATTGTAACTAGATTGTGTTTTGCTTTGCTCTTGCAGATCCCTCCGAAATCAGTGATGATCTAGAATCTTTTCCCGTCGATCAGTACCAGCCGGACATGCAGCAACTCGTTCCGCTCATCGTCGAGCAGCTTCGGTTGGGGAACATTTCCGAGCAGGAGCAGGAAACGCTGGCGCGCATCTTCGAGGACACGTGGCCGCTGATGGTGGCGGAAGCTACGCGGACGGATGACCGCCGGATCGATGCCCAAATGCAGGGCATAGTGGAAAATTTGAACTCGCTCGTTTGAGCGAAGGTGTGCAGTGGAAAATGCACACTTTTTGTTTCTTGTAAATAGATTACTTTACGACGGTTTACCGCTACATTTACTGGCATTTTTCTTTCGTCCTCCGTCCATTCTTCCCTGCTTCGCCGCAATTAGTCCGTTGGGATCATTACCTGGGCTGACCCGCCCGGGGCCGTTCTTGCAGCAATGCACCGTATCCAAAGAGTTGAAAGGTTCAGTTATCGCATTGCGTTCGAAGAGTtcagttcaaaaatgcattccaaaGTTCTGGTCGCCGTGATTGTTCTGCTGCAGATCGTCCTGATCAGCTCCAGTCCATTGTGGTCTAACCATGGTAATTATTCGTGAGTCACCCCATTAAAAAAATCCCTTCTCTAAACCAAAGCGACTAAATTCCAGACGCAAACTGGAGCTACGAGCCCCAGATCGTAGGCTACAAGGATCAGCTCAAGCAGTGGGGTCTCTATCCGAGAATCTTTCGGTACGGAACCAGCCTAACCACCCCCAAGTTCAACGGACCGAAGCGGAACACCAAAGAATCGTCCACCGTGAAAAAATCGGATTGGCGCGGACGGAACGAGGAAGTGGCCGGTGTTGTGAGGAAGGTGCAACCGGCCAGCCTGAGCGAGTGGGACGCCCAGCATCAGACCAAGTACGAGCGCGTGTTCCGGAAGTTCAAGGAGCAGCGGCTGAAGCGCATGGAGCAGGAAGTGGCGGAGCTGTTGTGGAAGTGGTAGGAGGATGGGAGGGGAGAAAAAGACTGATATCTTAAGGGGTTACCATTATGGATTGTGAGttttatatttattgaaaatatatatttttgatttcatgGTCTGATATTTGCTTTCAATAATGACATCCAAGATCCTCTGGGTGTAAAGACTGTATCGTATAGTGTATAGTGTATACTGTATAGTGCGGCACTCCAAAATGCTTAGCAAATATATAATAAAAGGTTTctgttgaaagatttttttaagaagcATCTCGGAACATGCCGTACTATGATTCTTTGAAGAATGGtagctattttctcaaaaaatatcaaTCGGATGGATGGTTTGGATTTGGTTATGGATTTTTTTCTAGAGATCTAGAGATCGACAGCTGTTAAACATTATGATTAGAAAAGAACAAGCAGAATTGAACAAAAATCGAgttattttattgtaaaaatatacattttgatTAATTCAAAAAGACAAGCTCTCTGTTTTGTATTCAAAAATAAGCTCGTTATTGAATttcaatcataattttttttaataatgtaaaTACGACTGGAAAAGCTAAATTAGAATATGCATAAAAGTGAAAAAtgattgcaacggcctaagcggtaaaaattaaaagaattgcTGTTCAGCATATTATGATATGTGTTACATTGATGAAGACCTAATCCGCAATATACTTTTTACtaaggttttgtttttttgttgtattttgcaAAGTATTTCAAAGCGTAGCACTAATTTTCGAATCAGTCTTTAAGCTATTACAAATCTCTATAAAAAAATTTtgtcgaaattttaaaataagctctaactttttaaaatgcttaaaataaatTCTTTGAAAGATCATGTCATTTCATAAATaagtagttctctacgattttgaaatttgcccgattttttaattttatttttttgattatgataaaactttgtccatgcactCCCTATGTCAGAAGGAGtcattttgcatctttttttcattaaagtatctttaaaattttgaatgggttcgtaaatgtatgaaattctgttttttgagaagatttttttctgattgatttgttgTCTTCAGAAAAACTGCAgggaaaaaactgttttttattataatattttttagcCCCCTGATTATTCCGTCCAACTTTGAAggagtggggggggggggggacataaactttgaaaaatgcaatttgcaacggtcttaatGTTGAATTcctaaaataagtattttttttattttagatttttatatgtttaaggtgaagccgttgatcattttcgaagaaaattgatcatcactataaaatattctgtattaaattcaatttaacgaatttcagcaccaaaaggaatcagcatgtgccggttgtagccttcttgaagccactgaaataatttttgatctaaatcaattgtacttcaaaatttatataattttgtgccACAGtcatcctagttggcaatcattgattaatgatgatttccacaactttacaaggaatgcgataatcgttaccaaaaggaatcagcactattctaaacaacttgttgaaggaattttgtcaaaatattgaaagtgacgcaaaatttatatctttgaacaaaaaatcatgacaatgatggatgTCTTCACGTTAAGGATACTAAAACAAAACCTTTTGAGCCATATTGCGAAATGGTGCAAAttgatatgttttgaaaatatcgaaaatttggacaaaaataaaacatttaaaaaaagtagaaaagtaacctgcgaaaaaaaaattgttgaatagttgagctatatttttttcgctggaaattttaaaattgggaATAAGTTTCTGAGATATAGCCTAACAACGAAATCGGAACGATGACATTGAATTTCTCTAATTGTCACCTAATTTGCTTGTAATTTTCATCTCACGATATCTGAAACTATACTGATCCGATTTTAATATTACTGATtggaacatttgtaaaattttgtaatctttttgataaacatgatattaaattttttaaatcatgcttagttattcaaaagtttaaaaagataGATACCATATTTTAtatttaagtccaaattgaagaaaattttaatcattttgatgCTATTTTTAGTTGCAAATTTGACATCAAATTAAGTTTAACACTTTTATTTggcaaagtgcaccgttttctaggcatttttcgattttttttttgcaatttttgcaattttgaaataactcttgAATGAATAGCACCACTGTGTCATCCAATGGAGCACCCgtagtcgagcagtttttgacagttcgctccataagaaaaacattgtagaaaaaagcaaaaactgctcgaatggaagtgctccattatcACTCACTTTTTAACTCGTGACATtttggaaactattggttcgattttcaatgttaaaaattaatcTTCTGTGGAATTGTTTGctcttttttagtaaaataatattttcttaaagAAAAGTTACGATTTGAAAAAGCTGCAAACATTTATGATgggcattttaaaatgttgggctaaattgccattttgtacttttcgaaaaaaaaacttcgtgttCTGAAAGACATGAATTTTGTTTCAAGTTGGCGACACTACCAAATTTATTTTGACCATCTCTTGCCAAATCGCTTAATGGCCTTTTTGGTCATGTATAACATATCCAATAAGGATATTTTTCAAGTATTGATATTTACGCAAATCAAGTTTTCATTTTGGAAGCTGatgtaaaaaatggaaaacattTTCTGAGAATTAcatattgatcagaaaatctatttttaagataCATTGATTATTATCATAGCATCATAGCTTATTGTAGAAATGATCactttgttaaaaaatgtcttaaaattttataaaaatcagccCATATCGCAAAAAATAATCATTCCTCTGCCACATCGTCGCACAGTCGGCCCTAGGGATGTTTCTTCGTTTTGTTCGCGCGCGCTCTTGTTTggaaaatgtttataaataaaaccaTACACCATACGAAACGTGTGCATCGCGGGAAAGAGCGCAAAGAGCAAACATTGTCACACTTACACTCAAACAAACACACTCGCAAAGGTCTACAAATTGTAAAGCGCAAAATAATAAGCCACAATCGAAGCTAAATACATATACGTCACACAAACAGACAAACAGGAAAACCTTCAACAAAGGAAAAACTTGACTGAGAGAgtcgcgagagagagagagaaaacgcCGGAAAATTCAACTCACAAACACACGCAATTTGTATCAATGTTGGAAGAGCACGCGAAGTCAGTGATTAAAGAAAAGTGCTCCACACATGTACATTTgagcacagacaacagacgttttgGCTGGATCACCACCTTGTGTAAAAACATGCAACGGTTTTATCGAGAATGGCAAGCCGTTTGTGGCGCTGTCGTCGCAGAGGAGATTTGACAACTTCCCCGCGCTGCTACCGAACgtaaacaacaaaattgaaaagcACGTGGTTGGGCGTATTCTCATTCTCGTCAAAAGTTGCATGCCTCTTTTATTCGAGAAAATTGATGTGTagatcaaaaatagtttttgaatgTAGAAAGTATTTATTCCCAGTATTGCTTCGGATAACTTTAAGTAAATTTCAGagcaaaaaatagtttattaaaaaaaatagcatcaTCGAATCAAGTTGGTGAGAATAAGAATACGGCTCCTGCAAAAACTGTGGTGCAATGCAGTCTACATTCAGGCTTATTCTTGCAAGTGGCAATAGACTACGAGATGGCGTTAGTGTATCACCCGCCATGTTTAtacacacgattttcaaattattttgttctagctgctacgtctgttgtctgtgatttGAGTTTACGATTTTTGGGAGAGTGAGAGACTCATAAGTCACAGAACTGTACTGGGGGAATCGAAATTGCGTGTAATCACGGTGTACCAATTAAGCATTTAAGTTTCAATTTTACATGAGGCtacacttttgaaaatttaaagttattttctATGACATACTTTTACCAATATTTCACTGTATTTTACGCCATAaaactattaaattaaaaagttttttttttataatttttaagtcaTTTAAATCAAAGTATGATTTTTATGTTGCAAAGTACTTTGTTCATCGGTGGGACGCCTGAATGGCTTCCCTCACCCAGTCTGTACTGTCTGTATTCGCGAACTGGTGTGCAATTAAATGAGAGTGGAGAGAGGGACATGAATGGCAAGCAACAACAAGCACACAAAGAATCGAGCACACACATCATGCGATTTGCTGTGCGTTTTGATGTGTACAGTAGTCGTGCCTTACTTGCTGGCACTGGAGTTTATGCTGCTATCATGAAACATGTGAGGAGCACTGGCTTGGATTGGACTGACACATCGCGTCGAAGCGTAGTAGGCTTCGAACGGATCCATTGAGCGAACAAGAATGAAATGAAAACAATGCTCGAGCGCGATGAATTGAAGGAAAGATATTGATGAAGACACGTTGAAGTGATTTTTAAATTGGAGTTCATTGCAGAACAATGCTGAGGATGGcacaaatacttaaaaaaaaattcatgtctttaatttttttattcaaatattaagactatggcttgttattttcacttctatagttttttttttattttcaggacCCCGACCaggtcaaaaacttaaaaaaaattgcatcagcAGCCTactgattatttatttatttaaatcatttcaatatttcagaataagagtatatttttttactacagtccagactcgattatccgaagcctcgattatccaaaggtttgtatgggacttcgggtaaatttttttttcgtatttttttattttcttgcttttaacatcaaattcgagttgtgCGACcccaatttagtcaaatttgattggttgattgcttataaaattaataaatgcattttttcaatatttcatcaccgcgattttggccgccatcttggattaaaaaatctaaatcactttagattagttaaggggtcatactaaagctcaacaataaaaaataagacaacgacaACGGCTTATTGCTTAGTTTAATAAGATCtttgcttgaatttaaaaaaatactgtacgTCGTCAGCTGTGAGCTATCTTGTGAtgtagaccattttggtcaaaaatgagttaatgatgacgttttgctatacttaacaaacactacaagatgctttaacccgattttggaaactcgcttccgtttcccggatatcgcaatacacacttgtgacatagaccaatttatcaataaaatgaccgtgcacacttgtgacacgtcatacatggtgttggaaaatgtggaaattttttcttgtttttcacaaatttatgttgatacacattttctgaaggcaatgcaatctttttttgccttcatcactgaggaaaggctataatcctgaactttttattaaaagctcgaagacccaccttcgtatgtgtgtgtatgtatgtgtgtatgtatgtatgtgaccaaaattctcactgagttttctcagcactggctgaaccgattttgacaaaaccagttgcaatcgacttggtatagggtcccatacatcgctattgaattgtttgaagtttcgatagctagttcaaatgttatgtataaaaatgtgttttgacatatatccggatctcatttatatgcatgtaaacgacgtccggatccatcatccgacccatcgttggttaggtgattgagaaacctttccaacgagtccacaacattgaagatctggcaaccctgtctcgagttatgaccacttttaTATCTGTGTACTACTTGGctctaaaaaatagctgaaatatgtgtccaaaccactcatactAAGTGatgaaggcatcaaccacataggtggattaagttagttttttttgaaaatatactgattaagtcagtcaaactattgatttaagtctattttagtttgtatggaaattctgtgcacacttgtgacacgtagtgcAATTTATCTtccgaaacacacttgtgacacgtgcttttcagatttttgatcacataatttactgtatcttttaactggtgtaaccaaattagttgaaacttggaacGTTTGTtgagcgatagtatacgaaccgattgcttcaaaaagtttggctctaccattaatagttttgaaaatatttatcatcaaactttaaaaatcgattttctcgaaaagtactaaacgatcgttgtcacaagatagcacacagctgacgacgtATCGAAATATCACtacaaagatttttgaaatgatGATTGCGagcatttgtttttaattttgggtgctgctcatacaaaatgggtacgtAAATAAATGAAGTTCTGTAATTACGAAgggattttcttgttttttttttttaattttcgaaattttggtctaaaaagacATTATTTGAGCCACAGTGCGTGATAgtgcagttttttttgaaaaatagcgaaaatctgtacaaaattaaactaaaattatTTGTCTAAAGCTAtgtcgaaaagtactttacaatattttgataaaatgtaccgttttcaagttagagCTACTTTTAAGtatgaatatttgttttttttttaagcttgaaaataaCTCTTGATAGAAAAcaccactatttttttaatttagaacttTGAAATCGggcaattagtttctgagatagagCCACACAAAGAATTCAAATCGATGACAATGAATTTCTTAAAGTTTCAATTAATAAGCCTGTAATTCTCAACTATTGTTCCgagtttcaatgttaaaaattgttttttttttcgacatttcaatgaaaacatttcaaaaattgtatgatttgatctgaaatttgaaatgagggaaattatctattttaaaacattttcaaaagttcagcTGATCCTgcctaattttaaaataaaaaaaaatcgcaaaagtttcaattgacattgtgtttttcacattttgtataTAAACATAGCCTATTAGCTTTAAAGTCTCAACAAAATATGTCAAATCACAGTAAATCACAAATAGCTTGCCTAACATTTTCCAAATCAGCAGAGTAAATGTAGTAGTGTTTGCAACAATGATTTTATAATATAAATGGCAGTATAGTAGAGTAGAGtatacattttatttcaaataaggcCATCAAAATCTCCATAGATTCTCCCAGATAATCAAGGGCCAAAAGTAACTAAAACAAATCCATTCAAATCATGTtaatcgattgtaaactattgAAAATACATCGTTTACTGACAACGacaaaaaagtcaaactttttattatttctacATTTCATTTGAGCGCAGTTCTTCCAAATTAGTTACATTGCAGTTGTTTCATAACCAAATAAAtatactaggggaaatataccatttCCAATCagacacctatcttcgtcatatggagagtttgatgctcgattaaagctctaaaacttaccagcaacagcaccacctcaagtaagcacgcaaatttatgccatttactggccaaaaagatcaaatttaatgcacttttgatcataatttctattttgcaagACCAATTCTCATCGTTTTGTtcgcacacacagtgacacacgcgaAAACCCCTCaaatatcgccaaaatcaacttttcactttcgcttactttttcacggcgctttcaATACAAAACTGCCCTC
Protein-coding sequences here:
- the LOC119767946 gene encoding uncharacterized protein LOC119767946 encodes the protein MHRIQRVERFSYRIAFEEFSSKMHSKVLVAVIVLLQIVLISSSPLWSNHDANWSYEPQIVGYKDQLKQWGLYPRIFRYGTSLTTPKFNGPKRNTKESSTVKKSDWRGRNEEVAGVVRKVQPASLSEWDAQHQTKYERVFRKFKEQRLKRMEQEVAELLWKW